The Brasilonema sennae CENA114 genome includes a region encoding these proteins:
- a CDS encoding glycosyltransferase family 4 protein, giving the protein MRIAQVAPLWERVPPTTYGGIELVVGLLTDELLKRGHEVTLFASGDSISLAKLESVHPRALRLDKTVKEYGIYDMLHLGRIYEQANEFDIIHSHIGCITLSYASLVKTPTIHTLHGIFTPDNEKMFQYAKNQPYVSISDAQREERLGLNYVATVYNGIDVSSYKFYPQPDDPPYLAFLGRISPEKGTHLAIEIAKQAGWRLKMAGKVDVVDMGYFEKEIKPLIDGKQIEYLGEANHRQKNALMGGAVATLFPITWREPFGLVMIESMASGTPVIAMNLGSTKEVIAEAKTGFLCNSVEECVSAVSKVAGLDRSDCREYVWNRFSVQNMAEGYEAAYHKILTQRFARSNGHSQQSGPLHFYAR; this is encoded by the coding sequence ATGCGAATTGCTCAAGTAGCTCCACTCTGGGAAAGAGTGCCACCTACAACTTATGGCGGTATAGAATTAGTTGTTGGACTTTTAACTGATGAATTACTCAAACGTGGACATGAAGTGACGTTATTTGCATCAGGAGATTCTATCAGTTTGGCAAAGCTAGAATCCGTTCATCCTCGTGCTCTACGACTTGATAAAACTGTGAAAGAATACGGCATATACGATATGCTGCATTTAGGTCGAATATATGAGCAAGCTAACGAATTTGATATTATTCATTCTCACATAGGATGTATCACCTTAAGCTACGCTAGTCTGGTAAAGACGCCGACTATTCACACGTTGCACGGAATTTTTACTCCTGACAACGAAAAGATGTTTCAATACGCAAAAAATCAGCCTTACGTTAGTATTTCTGATGCACAAAGAGAAGAAAGGTTAGGGCTGAATTATGTAGCAACAGTTTATAACGGGATTGATGTTAGCAGTTATAAATTTTATCCCCAACCTGATGACCCGCCATATTTGGCGTTTCTAGGTCGAATTTCTCCAGAGAAAGGAACGCACTTGGCGATAGAAATTGCCAAACAAGCAGGCTGGCGCTTGAAGATGGCGGGTAAGGTGGATGTCGTTGATATGGGATACTTTGAAAAAGAAATCAAACCTTTGATTGATGGTAAGCAAATTGAATATTTGGGTGAAGCCAACCATAGGCAAAAAAATGCTTTGATGGGAGGTGCGGTAGCAACCCTATTCCCGATTACTTGGCGAGAACCGTTCGGGTTGGTTATGATTGAATCAATGGCATCTGGTACTCCAGTGATTGCGATGAACCTAGGGTCTACAAAAGAGGTCATTGCTGAGGCTAAAACAGGTTTTCTCTGCAACAGCGTTGAAGAATGCGTGAGTGCTGTGAGCAAGGTTGCAGGATTAGACCGCTCTGACTGTCGGGAGTATGTCTGGAATCGTTTCAGTGTTCAGAATATGGCTGAGGGCTATGAAGCAGCTTATCATAAGATTCTGACGCAACGGTTTGCTCGCAGTAACGGACATTCGCAGCAATCCGGCCCCTTACATTTTTACGCACGCTAA
- a CDS encoding NADPH-dependent FMN reductase, giving the protein MVRIVGIAGSLRPDSYSQLALELAAQKTQELGAEVEVLDLRKMNLPFCDGGDDYPDYPDVKRLQDAFTRADGLILVTPEYHGSVSGVLKNALDLMSFDHLAGKVAGFISILGGQSNNNALNDLRVILRWVHAWSIPEQVAIGQAWKAFSPEGKLLDEKLSQRLEQFAQSLVENTRKLRGVD; this is encoded by the coding sequence ATGGTAAGGATAGTAGGCATTGCTGGTAGCTTACGACCAGATTCTTATAGCCAATTGGCTTTAGAATTAGCAGCGCAAAAAACACAGGAACTAGGTGCAGAAGTAGAAGTTCTTGATTTGCGCAAAATGAACCTACCATTTTGTGATGGAGGGGACGATTATCCAGATTACCCAGATGTGAAAAGGCTACAAGATGCTTTTACACGTGCTGATGGTTTAATTTTGGTTACACCTGAATATCACGGTAGTGTAAGCGGTGTCCTGAAAAATGCTCTTGATTTAATGAGCTTTGACCATTTAGCAGGTAAAGTCGCAGGATTTATCAGCATTTTGGGTGGTCAATCTAATAACAATGCACTCAATGATTTGAGAGTAATCCTTAGATGGGTACACGCATGGTCTATTCCAGAGCAGGTAGCAATTGGGCAAGCCTGGAAAGCATTTAGCCCTGAAGGTAAGTTATTAGATGAGAAACTCTCTCAACGTCTCGAGCAATTTGCTCAGAGTTTAGTTGAGAACACACGGAAGTTACGAGGTGTTGATTAA
- the ftsH gene encoding ATP-dependent zinc metalloprotease FtsH has product MKNFEKKTSRKQQPAKRAALTGALAASLIMLPGILGGTPALAQKAEQESLSYGELIKKIDNKEVKRVELDETDQLARVYLNGQKQGEQPIQVRLLEQNSELINRLREKNVDFGEAPSANSKAAVGLLLNLMWILPLVALMLLFLRRSSNASSQAMNFGKTRARFQMEAKTGIKFDDVAGIEEAKEELQEVVTFLKQPEKFTAVGARIPKGVLLVGPPGTGKTLLAKAIAGEAGVPFFSISGSEFVEMFVGVGASRVRDLFKKAKENAPCLIFIDEIDAVGRQRGAGIGGGNDEREQTLNQLLTEMDGFEGNTGIIIIAATNRPDVLDTALLRPGRFDRQVIVDAPDRKGRLEILKVHARNKKVDPSVSLELIARRTPGFTGADLANLLNEAAILTARRRKDGITQLEIDDAIDRLTIGLTLNPLLDSKKKRLIAYHEIGHALLSTLLENADPLNKVTIIPRSGGVGGFSQQILNEEMIDSGLYTKAWLHDNIIMTLGGKAAEIEVFGEAEVTGGASNDLKVVTNLARKMVTMYGMSELGLVALENQSSDVFLGRDWMNRSEYSEEMATKIDRQVREMAVVCYRKARQIIRENRALLDRLVDLLVEQETIEGEQFRKIVSEYTQLPKKQQLVVSG; this is encoded by the coding sequence ATGAAAAATTTTGAGAAAAAGACATCGAGAAAACAGCAGCCTGCAAAGCGTGCTGCCTTGACTGGAGCGCTAGCAGCCAGTTTAATCATGTTGCCAGGAATATTAGGGGGGACTCCTGCATTAGCACAAAAAGCAGAGCAAGAGTCTCTATCTTATGGTGAATTAATCAAGAAAATAGACAATAAAGAAGTCAAAAGAGTAGAGCTTGACGAAACTGACCAGCTAGCAAGGGTTTATCTAAACGGACAAAAGCAAGGTGAACAACCGATACAGGTGCGGCTTTTAGAACAAAACAGCGAGCTAATTAATAGACTAAGAGAAAAGAATGTTGACTTTGGCGAGGCTCCCTCTGCCAATAGTAAAGCGGCTGTAGGACTTTTGCTCAACCTAATGTGGATCTTGCCACTAGTTGCTTTGATGTTATTGTTCCTCCGCCGCTCTAGTAATGCCTCTAGCCAAGCAATGAACTTTGGAAAAACCAGAGCTCGTTTCCAGATGGAGGCAAAGACTGGAATCAAATTTGACGATGTTGCAGGTATTGAAGAAGCCAAGGAAGAACTGCAAGAAGTCGTGACTTTCCTCAAACAACCAGAAAAATTTACTGCTGTGGGCGCACGCATTCCCAAAGGAGTGCTGTTAGTGGGACCTCCGGGAACAGGTAAAACACTGCTTGCTAAAGCGATCGCCGGTGAAGCAGGCGTACCGTTCTTCAGTATTTCCGGCTCAGAGTTTGTAGAAATGTTTGTGGGTGTGGGCGCATCCCGTGTGCGTGATTTATTCAAAAAAGCAAAAGAAAATGCTCCCTGTCTGATATTTATCGATGAAATCGACGCTGTAGGACGCCAAAGAGGTGCAGGTATCGGTGGTGGAAATGATGAACGGGAACAAACCCTTAATCAACTGCTCACCGAAATGGATGGTTTTGAAGGTAACACTGGTATTATTATAATTGCCGCCACCAACCGTCCAGATGTGCTGGATACCGCGTTGCTTCGACCCGGACGGTTTGACCGACAAGTGATTGTAGATGCACCAGATCGAAAAGGTCGTCTGGAAATTTTAAAAGTCCATGCCCGTAATAAGAAAGTTGATCCATCCGTTTCCTTGGAACTTATTGCGCGCCGCACCCCTGGTTTTACAGGAGCAGATTTAGCAAACTTACTCAATGAAGCAGCAATTCTGACAGCACGTAGACGTAAAGATGGTATCACACAGCTAGAAATAGACGATGCTATTGATAGATTGACAATTGGGCTGACCCTTAACCCACTACTGGATAGCAAGAAAAAGCGGTTGATTGCCTATCATGAAATTGGACACGCTTTATTGTCTACACTTCTGGAAAATGCTGATCCTTTAAATAAGGTGACAATTATTCCCCGTTCTGGTGGAGTAGGTGGTTTTTCTCAGCAAATTCTCAACGAAGAAATGATTGACAGTGGGCTTTATACTAAAGCTTGGCTGCACGATAACATCATCATGACTTTAGGAGGAAAGGCAGCAGAAATAGAGGTATTTGGCGAAGCTGAGGTCACAGGTGGAGCTAGCAACGACCTAAAAGTTGTAACAAACCTTGCTCGTAAGATGGTGACTATGTATGGTATGTCTGAGTTAGGGTTAGTAGCTCTAGAAAATCAGAGTAGTGATGTTTTTCTTGGTCGAGATTGGATGAATCGCTCTGAATATTCAGAGGAAATGGCGACTAAGATTGACCGACAAGTGCGAGAAATGGCAGTTGTTTGCTATAGAAAAGCTCGTCAAATTATTCGTGAAAATAGAGCTTTGCTAGATCGCCTTGTCGATTTGCTTGTCGAACAGGAAACAATAGAGGGCGAGCAATTTCGTAAAATTGTCTCTGAATATACTCAACTGCCAAAGAAACAACAGTTGGTTGTATCTGGTTAG
- a CDS encoding M23 family metallopeptidase produces MARANNWLAASFPVEHFQSYTSAFGYRRSATGGSNLEFHSGLDIAAPQGSYIRNWWTGTVIKVGDRNACGSYIVIQSGEWEHTYCHMEGQVETVDNRRYLVDRTGGIQIAEGQQLSAGMRIGRVGMTGRTTGPHVHWGLKYAKQYVDPAMVLREMFSQQQITRSSSQGWTSQQSQVIIQESKAVGDSGY; encoded by the coding sequence ATAGCAAGAGCTAACAATTGGTTAGCAGCGTCTTTTCCAGTAGAACATTTTCAGTCCTACACATCCGCATTTGGCTACCGTCGTTCTGCAACTGGCGGTTCTAATTTAGAATTTCACAGTGGCTTAGATATCGCCGCGCCACAAGGGAGTTACATTCGCAATTGGTGGACAGGTACGGTGATTAAGGTTGGCGATCGTAATGCTTGCGGAAGTTATATAGTCATTCAATCTGGCGAATGGGAACACACCTACTGTCACATGGAAGGACAAGTTGAAACTGTAGATAATCGCCGTTATCTAGTAGATAGAACAGGTGGAATTCAAATTGCAGAAGGTCAGCAACTAAGCGCTGGTATGAGAATTGGTCGAGTAGGAATGACCGGACGAACCACAGGTCCTCACGTTCATTGGGGACTCAAGTATGCTAAACAATATGTCGATCCAGCAATGGTTCTTCGAGAAATGTTCTCCCAGCAGCAAATTACTAGGAGTTCATCGCAGGGTTGGACTTCTCAACAGTCACAAGTCATCATTCAGGAATCAAAAGCTGTAGGAGATTCGGGATATTAA
- a CDS encoding AAA family ATPase, producing the protein MTEVSIPPLIQQMLQPEFYPHQVKEPIELVQTHISYVLLTGDYAYKVKKPMNFGFLDYSTLEKRGHFCQEELRLNQRGAAELYLEVFPVTQVGEKYQLGGTGEPVEYVLKMLQFPTDALFSKMFEQGRLTEELVEELGRVVAEYHDTKTVTNDYIRSFGEVSQIRAAFDENYEQTEKYINGPQTQKQFEETKQDTDKFFAERGELFKKRIQNNYVRECHGDLHLGNICLWRDKIWLFDCIEFNEPFRFVDVMFDVAYAVMDLEGQQRPDLSNAYLNTYLEVTGDWEGLQVLPIYLSRQSYVRAKVTSFLLDDPSVPASVKEEVSKKAANYYKQAWEYTKPRQGRVILMSGLSGSGKSTTARYLARQLGAIHVRSDAVRKHLAGIPLMKRGGDDLYTPEMTEKTYTRLLELGILLAKAGYVVILDAKYDRQQLREQAIAAAVEHQLPLEIISCTAPSEVLEQRLNNRTGDIADATADLLASQLQQAEPLTEKEKSLAKIVDTTQPIEAQLKNVIRQ; encoded by the coding sequence ATGACAGAAGTTTCTATTCCCCCTTTAATTCAGCAAATGTTGCAGCCTGAGTTTTATCCGCATCAGGTGAAGGAACCTATTGAATTGGTTCAGACGCATATTTCTTATGTGCTGTTGACTGGAGATTATGCATACAAAGTGAAAAAGCCGATGAATTTTGGCTTTTTGGATTATTCCACTTTAGAGAAGCGGGGACATTTTTGTCAGGAGGAGTTGCGTTTAAATCAGCGCGGTGCTGCGGAACTTTATTTGGAGGTGTTCCCGGTGACTCAAGTAGGGGAAAAGTACCAACTTGGAGGAACGGGAGAACCTGTGGAATATGTGTTGAAAATGCTCCAGTTCCCCACAGATGCGCTGTTTAGCAAAATGTTTGAGCAGGGTCGGTTAACTGAGGAACTTGTGGAAGAGTTGGGACGAGTCGTCGCTGAGTATCATGATACCAAAACAGTAACCAATGATTACATTCGCTCTTTTGGTGAGGTGTCCCAAATTCGGGCTGCGTTTGACGAAAATTACGAGCAAACGGAAAAATATATTAATGGTCCCCAGACGCAGAAGCAGTTTGAGGAAACAAAGCAAGACACAGATAAATTTTTTGCTGAACGTGGCGAACTCTTTAAGAAGAGAATTCAAAACAACTATGTTCGAGAATGCCACGGGGATTTGCACTTAGGCAATATTTGTTTGTGGCGTGATAAAATTTGGCTGTTTGACTGCATCGAGTTTAATGAGCCGTTTCGCTTTGTCGATGTGATGTTTGATGTTGCTTATGCTGTGATGGATTTGGAAGGTCAGCAACGTCCAGATTTGAGTAATGCTTATTTAAATACTTACCTTGAAGTGACTGGCGATTGGGAAGGGTTGCAGGTGTTGCCCATTTATTTAAGCCGTCAATCTTATGTTAGGGCAAAGGTGACTTCATTTTTATTAGATGACCCAAGTGTGCCTGCTTCTGTTAAGGAGGAAGTGAGCAAAAAAGCAGCTAATTATTATAAGCAGGCTTGGGAATATACGAAACCACGTCAGGGACGAGTGATTTTGATGTCCGGTTTGTCGGGTTCTGGTAAAAGTACAACAGCGCGATATTTAGCTCGTCAATTGGGGGCGATTCACGTTCGTTCGGATGCAGTGCGAAAACATTTGGCGGGAATTCCGTTGATGAAACGCGGTGGTGATGATTTGTACACACCCGAAATGACTGAGAAAACTTACACGCGGCTGTTGGAATTAGGAATTTTGTTGGCAAAAGCAGGTTATGTGGTGATTTTGGATGCCAAGTATGACAGACAGCAGTTACGTGAACAGGCGATCGCCGCTGCTGTTGAACATCAACTTCCCCTAGAAATTATCTCTTGCACAGCACCATCAGAAGTTTTGGAACAACGACTGAATAACCGTACTGGTGATATTGCTGATGCAACGGCTGATTTATTAGCGTCTCAACTTCAGCAAGCTGAACCCTTGACAGAAAAAGAAAAATCACTGGCTAAAATTGTGGATACAACTCAACCAATAGAGGCACAATTAAAGAATGTCATTCGCCAATAG
- a CDS encoding 50S ribosomal protein L25/general stress protein Ctc, whose translation MQLTVDCQKRPEGTKPNALRRSGKIPAHLYGHKGTEAISLVLDAKVVERLLIKASVNNTLIDLNITDVPWRGKTLLREVQSHPAKRTTYHLSFFAVAGHGDTDVEVPVSFVGEPVGVKLENGVLDTQFTVVSLRCAPENIPEAISVDVSNMHVGDILYVDALNLPENVTYLGDSEQAIATILPPQVDAKAEDEAEAEAAAAEAAEAGETETEGEEQSESATSEQA comes from the coding sequence ATGCAGCTAACAGTCGATTGTCAGAAGCGACCAGAAGGCACTAAGCCCAATGCTTTGCGCCGTTCTGGAAAAATCCCCGCGCATTTGTACGGTCATAAAGGTACCGAAGCGATTTCTCTCGTCCTTGATGCTAAGGTTGTTGAACGCCTGCTCATCAAAGCTTCGGTTAATAATACTTTGATTGACCTTAATATTACTGATGTTCCTTGGCGGGGAAAAACCCTGCTACGGGAAGTTCAGTCTCATCCCGCAAAACGTACAACTTACCACCTGAGCTTTTTTGCCGTTGCAGGTCACGGTGACACAGATGTGGAAGTACCTGTGAGTTTTGTCGGAGAACCAGTAGGTGTGAAGCTAGAAAACGGTGTATTGGATACACAATTTACAGTCGTGTCGCTGCGTTGTGCACCGGAAAATATTCCGGAAGCGATTTCGGTTGACGTCTCCAATATGCACGTGGGAGATATTTTGTATGTTGACGCACTCAATTTACCTGAAAATGTGACATATTTGGGTGATTCTGAGCAGGCGATCGCTACAATTTTACCCCCACAAGTTGATGCTAAGGCTGAGGATGAGGCTGAGGCTGAGGCTGCGGCGGCTGAGGCGGCTGAGGCGGGTGAGACTGAAACTGAGGGTGAGGAACAGTCAGAATCGGCAACATCAGAACAAGCTTAA
- a CDS encoding adenylosuccinate synthase codes for MANVIVIGAQWGDEGKGKITDLLSRSADVVVRYQGGVNAGHTIVVNGQTFKLHLIPSGILYPKTECMIGCGTVIDPQVLIAELDQLEALGISTRNLLISETAHVTMPYHRLIDQASEERRGSYKIGTTGRGIGPTYADKSERTGIRVLDLMNPEGLREQLEWTINYKNVILEKLYNLPLLDPKQVIDEYLGYAERLRPYVVDTSLKIYDAIQRRRNILFEGAQGTLLDLDHGTYPYVTSSNPVAGGACVGTGLGPTMIDRVIGIAKAYTTRVGEGPFPTEIDGEMGEVLCTRGAEFGTTTGRRRRCGWFDAVIGRYAVRINGMDCLAITKLDVLDELEEIQVCVAYEIDGERSEHFPSNARKFARCRPIYKTMPGWRTSTSDCRTLEELPKQALDYLKFLAELTEVPIAIVSLGASRDQTIIVEDPIHGPKRGLLHQDGTPASLLSA; via the coding sequence TTGGCTAACGTAATTGTTATAGGTGCCCAGTGGGGCGATGAAGGAAAAGGTAAAATAACAGACTTACTTAGTCGCTCCGCAGATGTTGTTGTACGTTACCAAGGGGGCGTCAATGCTGGACACACAATTGTAGTCAACGGTCAAACCTTCAAGCTGCACTTGATTCCCTCTGGTATTTTGTATCCAAAAACCGAGTGCATGATCGGCTGTGGAACAGTGATAGATCCACAGGTTTTAATCGCAGAACTTGACCAACTAGAAGCACTTGGTATTTCCACTCGCAATCTGCTGATTTCTGAGACGGCTCATGTTACGATGCCTTACCACCGATTGATTGACCAGGCATCGGAAGAGCGAAGAGGAAGTTATAAAATTGGCACAACTGGTCGTGGAATTGGTCCAACCTATGCTGATAAATCAGAGCGGACTGGTATCAGGGTATTAGATTTGATGAACCCTGAGGGACTCCGTGAACAGTTGGAGTGGACAATCAATTATAAAAACGTCATTTTAGAAAAACTTTACAACTTGCCACTATTAGACCCCAAACAAGTGATTGACGAGTACTTGGGGTATGCAGAACGCCTGCGACCGTATGTTGTTGATACGTCCTTAAAAATATACGATGCAATTCAGAGACGGCGCAACATTTTGTTTGAAGGGGCGCAAGGTACCCTCCTCGACTTGGATCATGGGACATACCCGTATGTGACTTCCTCTAACCCAGTGGCGGGTGGGGCTTGTGTTGGTACCGGGTTAGGACCGACAATGATTGACCGAGTGATTGGGATAGCGAAGGCTTACACCACTCGGGTAGGCGAGGGACCTTTCCCCACAGAAATAGACGGGGAAATGGGAGAAGTCTTATGCACGCGTGGTGCTGAATTTGGGACAACCACCGGACGTAGGCGGCGTTGCGGCTGGTTTGATGCAGTCATCGGTCGCTATGCTGTCCGCATCAATGGTATGGATTGTCTAGCAATTACCAAACTTGATGTCCTCGACGAATTGGAGGAAATTCAAGTTTGTGTTGCTTACGAAATCGATGGGGAACGCAGCGAACACTTTCCTAGCAACGCCCGTAAATTTGCCCGGTGTCGTCCTATCTACAAAACCATGCCAGGATGGAGAACTTCAACAAGTGATTGCCGTACTTTAGAAGAATTGCCCAAGCAAGCGCTAGACTATTTGAAATTTTTGGCAGAATTAACAGAAGTGCCGATCGCAATTGTCTCCTTAGGAGCAAGCCGCGACCAAACTATCATTGTTGAAGACCCCATCCACGGTCCAAAACGTGGTTTATTGCACCAGGATGGTACACCTGCTTCGTTGCTGAGTGCTTAG
- a CDS encoding adenosine deaminase: MTLYAELHRHLGGSVVPRILWRYFERHSPELISRFADYSAFEDFYTRPRNTLDEYLELHTLVESVQTVETLPYFIYRLLRGAYIFENLAYLELRYTPYLRTPDHLSQSQRIDMMTEIVEVVGKASKLREYPIVTSQILCMHSRLPFEVNKAIVDLAAQNRQYVCGIDVAGGDSYSRERIDEWIKLYDYARSLGLNTTGHLYETTAGCDPQLLPYLMRIGHGIQIPLLYPELLKDVAARNQCLEVCPTTYLKTGTLQDIRQLKLVFDRCFDAGVDIAICTDNAGLHNVRLPFEYENLLTYNIINFEQLQACQDAAFRHAFAWPYRQRPVSLLNGLLNPQPTKALIS, translated from the coding sequence ATGACTTTATACGCAGAATTACATAGACATCTGGGGGGTTCGGTTGTACCTCGTATTTTATGGCGGTACTTTGAGCGCCACTCGCCAGAGTTGATTTCTCGCTTTGCTGACTATTCAGCATTTGAAGATTTCTACACGCGTCCACGCAACACTTTAGATGAGTATCTGGAGTTGCATACTTTGGTGGAAAGCGTGCAAACTGTGGAGACTTTGCCTTATTTTATCTACCGCTTGCTCAGGGGTGCTTATATCTTTGAAAATTTGGCATATCTGGAGTTGCGCTATACTCCTTACCTGCGAACACCAGACCATCTGAGTCAATCACAGAGAATTGACATGATGACGGAAATTGTGGAAGTTGTCGGTAAAGCGAGCAAACTCCGAGAATATCCGATTGTTACCAGCCAAATTCTTTGTATGCACTCGCGCCTACCCTTTGAGGTGAATAAGGCGATTGTTGATTTGGCAGCGCAAAACAGGCAGTATGTTTGTGGGATAGATGTCGCTGGGGGAGATAGTTACTCAAGAGAGCGCATAGACGAATGGATAAAGTTGTATGATTATGCGCGATCGCTCGGACTCAACACCACAGGACACCTCTATGAAACGACTGCTGGATGTGATCCCCAACTTTTACCCTATTTGATGCGGATTGGTCACGGTATCCAAATTCCTCTACTGTATCCCGAATTGCTCAAAGATGTGGCTGCACGAAATCAGTGTTTGGAAGTTTGCCCCACAACCTACTTAAAAACCGGTACTTTGCAGGATATACGTCAACTCAAGTTAGTATTTGACCGTTGCTTTGATGCGGGGGTAGATATCGCTATTTGTACAGATAATGCTGGATTGCACAATGTGCGTCTACCTTTCGAGTACGAGAACCTCTTAACTTACAACATTATTAACTTTGAACAGCTACAAGCTTGTCAGGATGCAGCATTCCGTCATGCTTTTGCTTGGCCGTATAGACAACGTCCAGTTTCCCTGTTGAATGGGTTGCTAAACCCGCAACCCACTAAAGCCCTTATCAGTTAA
- a CDS encoding orange carotenoid protein N-terminal domain-containing protein produces the protein MTQYTQSPPAEYAELFRNLSIDNQLAVLWYVYIKIGGSTRPGDPEGTAPDTSDELFNKVKGKSHEEQLQIMRDLLTPSSTDIRREYDSLSNNTKLAFWYRLAQGMENSTIVPVPSDYQLSAQAKELLSRLEPIDFELQYVFLRDALLAGY, from the coding sequence ATGACACAATATACTCAGTCACCACCAGCAGAATATGCTGAACTTTTCAGAAACCTGTCCATAGATAACCAACTTGCCGTCCTGTGGTATGTCTATATCAAAATCGGTGGTTCGACCAGACCCGGAGACCCTGAAGGAACAGCACCTGATACTTCTGATGAACTTTTTAATAAAGTTAAAGGAAAGTCCCATGAAGAGCAACTTCAAATCATGCGAGATTTGTTGACACCTTCTAGCACAGATATCAGGCGGGAATATGACTCGTTAAGCAACAATACTAAGCTGGCTTTTTGGTATCGGTTGGCTCAGGGTATGGAAAACTCTACCATTGTTCCAGTACCATCTGACTATCAACTTTCTGCTCAAGCAAAAGAGTTGTTGTCTAGGCTTGAGCCGATTGACTTTGAACTACAATACGTTTTTCTGCGTGATGCATTGTTAGCAGGATACTAA